A genomic window from Ischnura elegans chromosome 10, ioIscEleg1.1, whole genome shotgun sequence includes:
- the LOC124166581 gene encoding ribosomal protein S6 kinase alpha-5 isoform X3, producing the protein MKVLKKASIVQKKKTTEHTRTERQVLEAVRQSPFLVTLHYAFQTEAKLHLILDYVSGGELFTHLYQREHFSEEEVKIYIGEIILALEHLHKLGIIYRDIKLENILLDSDGHIVLTDFGLSKEFLPHEKDQRAYSFCGTIEYMAPEVVKGGVTGHDIAVDWWSVGVLTYELLTGASPFTVEGEKNTQQEISRRILKTNPPIPEDISPEVADFIKKLLIKEPRKRLGGGKGDAEELKQHPFFKGMDWKKLARKELPAPFVPHITDELDTSNFSEEFTKMTPTDSPAVVPPNFDKVFKGYSYVSPSILFSENVISDDIFRPSVERRPTSDNLISCKFKESAFFQKYELDLKPEGILGDGSFSVCRRCTHRQTGQEYAVKVVSRRVDVNQEINLLRACQGHPNIVQLHEVFHDEVHTYLVLELLRGGELLERIRKKDRFTEEEASQIMAKLVSAVDFMHSRGVVHRDLKPENLIFTDESDSAEIKIVDFGFARLKMEKDDSLYTPCFTLFYAAPEVLKQATSPNQMGKGADGYDKNCDLWSLGVILYAMLSGKAPFHSRSRDDSAAAVMERIKGGQFDFNAEAWNNVSTQAKSLTKGLLTVDPKKRLTMEELRTNEWLYPGGRGSGAHSLPLVKQSSLYSCTPLMTPDILTAGSSHRATEMGMRATFDAFHRAHREGFRLQEVSHAKLAQRRRMKKSSNDARSNSTSSSFSTSSSSGMSSIQTPNKADRSSQGTAPPSASSVISRRSVVSDNDESCTNIFNFREARVQEYLSSLSEESATSFSPSVCKRFKSDRWSDVTRENSVVTVEGEGECCSDDVKPVFNLPPLASPITFKFSRRTTSGENSCSMLSETRSSNNEPERSCLLTYEVEEISDAESVTGAGDVERLQGSSIGGAHEKFPDRTEENADCDMVLSVEDGDGEKVSGPITRSRKRQLDASSSSSSSGEEREGEGRSRKRRRKGKKVEGSGFR; encoded by the exons CTGGGAATAATTTACCGAGACATCAAACTGGAAAACATCCTCCTTGATTCAGATGGCCACATTGTTTTGACTGACTTTGGTTTGAGCAAGGAATTTCTCCCTCATGAAAAG GACCAAAGAGCCTATTCCTTTTGTGGAACCATTGAGTACATGGCCCCAGAGGTTGTGAAAGGAGGCGTCACTGGCCATGATATC GCTGTAGACTGGTGGAGTGTGGGTGTCCTCACTTATGAACTACTCACAGGGGCTTCACCTTTCACTGTTGAAGGGGAGAAGAATACCCAGCAGGAGATTTCCAG GAGAATACTAAAGACTAATCCACCCATTCCCGAGGACATTTCTCCCGAAGTGGCCGATTTCATCAAGAAACTTCTCATCAAAGAGCCTCGTAAGCGACTTGGTGGTGGGAAAGGTGATGCTGAAGAACTTAAGCAACATCCATTTTTCAAG GGAATGGATTGGAAGAAGTTGGCACGCAAAGAGCTACCTGCACCATTTGTTCCGCACATCACGGATGAGCTCGATACGAGCAACTTCTCAGAAGAGTTTACCAAAATGACTCCTACTGATTCCCCTGCTGTGGTACCACCAAATTTTGATAAAGTCTTCAAG ggCTATTCCTATGTATCTCCTTCCATTTTGTTTAGTGAAAATGTCATATCAGATGATATATTCCGTCCGTCAGTTGAGAGAAGGCCAACGTCTGATAACCTCATATCTTGTAAATTTAAG GAGTCTGCATTCTTTCAAAAGTATGAGTTGGATTTGAAGCCAGAAGGTATCCTGGGAGATGGCAGTTTTTCCGTCTGTAGGCGATGCACTCACAGGCAGACTGGCCAAGAGTATGCAGTCAAAGTGGTTAGCAGGCGGGTGGACGTGAATCAGGAAATAAACTTACTCAGAGCATGCCAGGGGCACCCAAACATTGTACAACTCCATGAAGTATTCCACGATGAG GTCCATACATACTTGGTTTTAGAACTTTTGAGAGGAGGAGAACTTTTGGAGAGAATAAGGAAGAAGGACAGGTTTACGGAGGAGGAAGCTAGTCAGATAATGGCCAAGCTTGTCTCAGCTGTTGACTTCATGCATAGCAGAGGGGTTGTGCACAGAGATTTAAAGCCTGAG AACCTCATTTTCACCGATGAGTCAGACTCTGCTGAGATCAAGATAGTGGACTTTGGTTTTGCTCGCCTGAAGATGGAGAAAGACGATTCCCTCTACACTCCTTGCTTCACTCTGTTCTATGCAGCTCCTGAGGTTCTAAAGCAAGCAACCAGTCCAAATCAAATGGGGAAGGGCGCTGATGGCTATGACAAAAATTGTGATCTTTGGAGCTTGGGTGTGATACTT tATGCAATGCTTAGTGGAAAAGCTCCATTCCACTCACGAAGCAGGGATGATAGTGCAGCAGCCGTGATGGAAAGGATAAAAGGTGGACAGTTTGACTTCAATGCTGAAGCATGGAATAACGTCTCCACACAAGCCAAATCTCTTACCAAAG GATTATTGACAGTAGACCCAAAGAAAAGGCTGACAATGGAAGAGCTAAGGACAAATGAATGGCTGTATCCTGGTGGAAGAGGATCTGGTGCACATTCCCTACCTCTTGTGAAACAATCCAGTCTCTATTCCTGCACACCACTGATGACCCCCGATATTCTCACGGCTGGATCATCTCACAGAGCGACTGAAATGGGCATGAGGGCAACATTTGATGCATTCCACAGGGCGCATAGAGAAGGCTTTAGATTACAG GAAGTGTCCCATGCCAAATTAGCCCAAAGACGCAGAATGAAGAAGTCATCCAATGATGCAAGGAGTAATTCAACCTCAAGTAGTTTCTCCACATCTAGTTCCTCAG GCATGTCGTCCATTCAAACACCAAACAAAGCCGATCGTTCCTCACAGGGTACAGCTCCTCCGTCAGCATCCTCAGTCATCAGTCGTCGGAGTGTTGTGTCAGACAATGATGAGTCTTGCACCAACATCTTCAATTTCCGAGAGGCCAGGGTCCAGGAGTACCTATCTAGTCTCTCCGAGGAATCTGCCACATCTTTTAGTCCTTCAGTGTGCAAGCGTTTCAAATCGGACAGGTGGAGCGATGTGACTCGAGAGAATTCCGTGGTGACAGTTGAAGGGGAGGGAGAGTGTTGTTCGGACGACGTGAAGCCAGTGTTCAACCTCCCGCCCCTCGCAAGCCCCATTACATTCAAGTTTTCCCGTCGGACCACAAGTGGCGAGAACAGCTGCTCTATGCTGAGCGAGACTCGCAGTAGTAATAACGAGCCAGAGAGAAGTTGTCTGTTGACTTATGAGGTTGAGGAGATTAGCGATGCAGAAAGTGTGACTGGCGCTGGTGACGTGGAGAGGTTGCAAGGTAGCAGCATAGGTGGTGCTCACGAGAAATTTCCAGACAGGACAGAGGAAAATGCAGATTGTGATATGGTGTTGAGTGTGGAAGACGGTGATGGGGAGAAAGTGTCGGGACCAATCACGAGATCGCGAAAGAGGCAGTTGGACGCGAGTTCGTCGAGTTCTTCCAGTGGGGAAGAGAGGGAGGGTGAAGGGAGGAGCAGGAAACggaggaggaaaggaaaaaaggtgGAGGGCAGTGGATTTAGATAA